One genomic window of Phycisphaerae bacterium includes the following:
- a CDS encoding anhydro-N-acetylmuramic acid kinase, producing the protein MNKPGARISKRSSRLRRPADRSAVGLVLGLMAGTSGDGIDLACVRIEGVGARMRPRLLWHRHTGFPPSLRRRLLAVMAPGETTTQEIAHLHADLGEAFGKAAAWAIGLARGSERPSLIGLSGQTVCHLPGPTGRTVTLQLGEPARVAARTGLPVVAEFRQSDVAAGGQGAPLVPWTDWALFRHHRISRAIQNIGGIANVTWLPAGGDASRVIAFDTGPGNMVIDAVVRCITGGRETMDRGGRRAAKGRVLGDVLDQWLRHPYFEIKPPKTTGREDFGKPFMTREIKHLAAAGSRPDDWVATATALTARSIAQAYRRFLPDVATLSARRRKIRGGSALPAMEVIVCGGGARNPTLMLMLQAELRGATVRRIEEFGISAQAKEAVSFAMLAKAYIDGVPGNLPQVTGARRPALLGRLVWP; encoded by the coding sequence ATGAACAAGCCCGGCGCACGGATCTCGAAGCGATCCTCCAGACTTCGGAGGCCTGCCGATCGCTCGGCTGTAGGGTTGGTTCTCGGACTCATGGCGGGCACCAGTGGTGATGGGATCGACCTGGCTTGCGTCCGGATCGAGGGGGTTGGAGCCCGGATGCGGCCTCGGCTCTTGTGGCATCGGCACACCGGTTTTCCGCCCAGCCTGCGGCGAAGGCTGTTGGCGGTGATGGCCCCTGGCGAAACCACGACGCAGGAGATTGCCCATCTTCACGCCGACTTGGGTGAGGCGTTTGGCAAGGCTGCCGCATGGGCCATCGGTCTGGCTCGTGGCAGCGAGCGTCCCTCTTTGATCGGCCTGTCTGGCCAGACCGTCTGCCATCTACCGGGGCCGACGGGTCGGACCGTTACTCTTCAATTGGGTGAGCCGGCCAGGGTGGCAGCGCGGACCGGTTTGCCGGTGGTTGCCGAGTTCAGGCAATCGGACGTGGCAGCAGGGGGGCAGGGTGCTCCGTTGGTGCCGTGGACCGACTGGGCGCTCTTTCGCCATCACAGAATCTCGCGAGCGATACAGAACATCGGGGGGATCGCGAATGTAACTTGGCTGCCGGCCGGAGGGGATGCCTCTCGGGTTATCGCCTTCGATACCGGTCCGGGGAATATGGTCATTGACGCTGTGGTCCGCTGCATTACGGGCGGCCGAGAAACGATGGACCGCGGCGGGCGGCGGGCGGCAAAGGGAAGGGTTCTGGGCGACGTACTGGATCAGTGGTTGAGACATCCTTATTTTGAAATTAAACCTCCAAAAACCACTGGGCGCGAGGATTTTGGCAAGCCATTTATGACGCGAGAAATCAAGCATTTGGCCGCTGCCGGCTCCCGTCCTGACGACTGGGTAGCCACAGCCACGGCGCTGACCGCCCGCTCGATTGCCCAAGCCTATCGCCGGTTCCTGCCCGACGTGGCGACTTTATCGGCAAGGCGGCGGAAGATTCGCGGTGGCTCAGCACTGCCTGCCATGGAGGTGATCGTCTGCGGGGGAGGTGCCAGGAACCCAACGCTGATGCTCATGTTGCAGGCTGAGCTGCGGGGAGCGACTGTCCGGCGAATCGAGGAATTCGGGATTTCCGCGCAGGCGAAGGAGGCCGTGAGCTTTGCCATGTTGGCAAAGGCGTATATCGACGGCGTGCCGGGTAACCTGCCCCAGGTGACAGGCGCCCGCCGACCGGCGCTGCTCGGGCGCTTGGTATGGCCCTGA
- the ispH gene encoding 4-hydroxy-3-methylbut-2-enyl diphosphate reductase — MEVRLARKHGFCFGVEQAIELAEQTLRDNPPGRVAALGPVIHNPQVVRRLEQEGLNQSAHLDNLEAGTTVLIRSHGVGPEIYEMARQRGINLVDATCRLVKRAQTVVKQLHEEGYQVVMIGDANHPEVKGVIGYAPNVIVVEQEEDLANKIPPRARLGIVAQTTHAPEHVARMIGAIAALPFQELRVVNTLCLEVVRRQEAAVELAREVDVMFVLGGLTSANTCELARLCQGEGVRTYHLETWADFRPEMVAGCKVAGITAGASTPDDTITEFAENLRRYNPIKQPD, encoded by the coding sequence ATGGAAGTGCGTCTCGCGAGAAAACACGGTTTCTGCTTCGGCGTCGAGCAGGCGATCGAGCTCGCCGAGCAAACCTTACGCGACAATCCGCCTGGCCGCGTCGCGGCCCTGGGCCCGGTGATCCACAACCCCCAAGTCGTCCGAAGACTTGAACAGGAAGGCCTCAATCAGTCCGCCCACCTCGACAACCTGGAGGCCGGTACAACCGTGCTGATCCGTTCGCACGGCGTCGGGCCGGAGATCTATGAAATGGCCCGTCAGCGCGGCATCAACCTCGTCGATGCGACGTGCAGACTCGTCAAGCGCGCCCAGACCGTGGTCAAACAACTGCACGAGGAAGGCTATCAGGTGGTCATGATCGGCGACGCCAACCACCCGGAGGTCAAAGGGGTTATCGGCTACGCCCCCAACGTCATCGTGGTCGAGCAAGAGGAAGATCTGGCGAACAAGATCCCGCCACGGGCGCGGCTCGGCATTGTCGCACAGACCACTCACGCCCCCGAGCACGTCGCCCGAATGATCGGAGCAATTGCCGCCCTGCCGTTCCAGGAACTCAGAGTCGTCAACACGCTCTGTCTGGAGGTCGTTCGACGCCAGGAGGCAGCCGTCGAACTCGCCCGCGAGGTCGACGTCATGTTCGTGCTTGGCGGCCTGACCTCGGCCAACACCTGCGAACTGGCCCGGCTCTGTCAAGGCGAAGGCGTCCGAACGTATCATCTGGAAACCTGGGCTGACTTCAGACCCGAAATGGTCGCCGGCTGCAAGGTCGCCGGCATCACCGCCGGCGCCTCCACGCCCGACGACACGATCACCGAATTCGCCGAGAACCTTCGGCGCTATAACCCGATCAAGCAGCCCGATTAG